The following DNA comes from Solanum stenotomum isolate F172 chromosome 11, ASM1918654v1, whole genome shotgun sequence.
catatacaattcgcctctctcgcttgctctctcctccctctcccaatctcgctagcctctctcctctctctaacatgtagctataaatcgtaattagcaaactacagctatggagcataattaagttatttttaagtaGTTATATGCGAAAATTCCCCAAATTTAAATACATGCATAAATTACATGTGGCATCCAGAATGGATATTTGTGCATTTTTCCTgactaaattttaaaacaagcCCAATCAAAGTGACAGACGAAAAGGTTGGCAATTTGGACCCAATGTTGATGACTTCGTTTGAAACACCATGGTGAAAACCCAAAGTGGTTAAAAGGCAAAGATCAATAGCCCATTTAGAAATGAAACAAGAGAAAATTTCATAAAGGGCTATAGTATAAGTCTATATTACGGCGGACAATGACATTATTGATATGTACATAACATCGCGGTATTTTTCTGTTTATTTTGTATATGAGTTTTCGCGTATGTGTATCTAAGATACAAATTTTTGGGAGGGCCTTTAATTATGTGTGTGAAGGCCCAAGACTACATTAGTTGTCTTCCCTTCTAAAACATATGATCCAGCCCAACAAATAAGTTAAACCAAATTATCAGGTCATTTCTCAAGCCCATTATACAAGAGTAATCTAAGGGAACATTTTGTGATATAACAACTTAAGCCCTATTAGcaacacttttaaattattataaaaatagctAAACTTTCATTTTATAGAAGATTTTTAATGCATGTTTATGTTTACATGCATTAAAAAATTGACATAGGATATATAGAGTGTGTCAAAGAAGTATTGGAGAGGTGATAAGACAGGATATGACCTAGCTTCAGGTTATCGAGGAGGTGAGAACATGATTCCAGATAAGAGGATAGAGGACGCGTATttgggtagaaggttagtagttAGTGTAGTGTTTTCTTTCTATGGCAACAATTTCAATAATCATGATCTTCCGAACAAAACCAGGGATATTCATGGGGCATGAAGCAGggtttttattgttatttattttgtgagaaGTTTTTTCGATTAAAACGCTATATGATTTGGAGGATATAAAATTTCTTGATCAAGCCAGAAAGATTTTTAATTGAATGCTTTTGTCTAAAGCTAATATCAATATAGACAAAGCTTCTTGAGCATCTTAGGATAGAGGGGGATGTAGTGTTTTAGTTACGGATACATCTTAATGATCAGAAGAGAAAATTGAAATTGTAAAAATAGAGTGATACTTACTATTTCATTACAATCTTTGATGATATTAAAAGTCAAATATTACGATAGTTAATGTTGATGAACGAAATGCaattctttcataaatttttattattattttttgcattcaaagttcaaattatAAAAGAGAGAATTTCCTGTCgatacttatattttttttgtcattacaTAGTGGTAGGGgcccttttatatcatgttaCAAAAGTGGTTctatgaaaagaaaattttagaacaaaatctgtataggacgaaaaaaaaaaaggaggggggggggggggggNGGGGGGGGGGTTGCATTATTTTGGTGGCTTAGCGCCattgaattaatgtaatgtAGGTTTGGGTTCGAACGAATTCAATAATCTATGTTTggactttatatttatattaaatacgTATACATATTGAGACTTTTTGAGTTGGATTACTTGTATTCATAACTTGAACCTAATAtaatcactacaacaaaaataacttttagcggcaataaatatgcatattaacaaagagtgttaaaacTTTTATCGGCATTAGTTAATTGTTATTAGATTCAATGTCACTATATCTTACAACCACAAATGTTAATATCCTCgtatgaattttgaaattctacGATAATGCCTTCATTCTAGTGAccgttattttatttatagtatagttagaaaacaaaaaatgataaacaTAATTATTCAATCGTATCGATGaatatcatcatatattaaTACTTATTCAAATAGTAGAAGATCATAATACATTACAATTAGAATTTATTCTATATTTGCAACAATATATAAGAAgctttaattttaattagagATCGTCGTTTGTCTACGACGATTGAGATTATATTGCTCCTGTTATATAATATTCCTCTCCTCTCTGGTACGATAATCGAGATTGCTTCTGCTATATAATTATTCGCAACGACGACCACCAGTTCCATTTTCCCTTTGGGAATTGAAGTAAACAGCAGCAACAGGTGATCCAAGATTGTAGAGTTCAGCAAATTGTCTTGTATTGAAATTTTGACGCCAATTTGGTGCATAAACAGTTTCTCTGCCCAATTGACGAAATAAAGAGAAAACAATTCTATGGATTCCCATTGAAGGCCTTGGACTCTCATAACATATAACTTCTTTCCctataatacaaaaaaaatatttaaaaaaattcataaaattaaagtgATATTTAATATCTGCATCAACTGATATTTgtgtcctttaattttgggtgtgcacaatAGTGACATAGCCTCATATAGCCACATATAGCCCAAGGTGGTCAGTTGGACACcctttgtcaaaaaattataatatactaTACAGGTGAACAAGTAGACATGTGTGTCATACATGGTATAATACAAATAAGATCGAGTATATCTCACGTGAAGTACCATGTAAAACATGTGGCTACtagttcaattttatacaagctTAAGTGTGAGCACGTCCAAAGTTAGAAAACATATATGTCAGTTGAATCCAAGTTATGTTGTGACTAATTATCCCTGGGGCGGGGGGGagattatttataaaatttagaaGTAACAATCTTAAATGGTGAAATAATTTGTAGGTGACATGACATAAAATTCTAATATGTCTCCAAAATTTGGTaaccaacaaaaaattaaaatcattaaaaatatgaagagtATATGGTTCCCTATCAAAAGAAATTTCAGTAGAATATATTCTTCTTTATAGTACGTAGAATCTATAATTATCGTACCCACAAATAAAAGTGCAATCTATTAAAGTTGTACCCCAAGAAAGtagaatatataatatttttaaaaagtagaaTTTCTTAAAAGTTCCGTAgatgaaatttatttattttgtttattttaagaagaattttataaatttcgtagaaaaaaaatggaggaGGTATTATTTCCAAAcctataaaattattaaagttGACTGAAATTTACCCGacataaataaacaaacaataatatttgaaGTTGGTTGAGATCTcgataaatttaaataaaaaacatgAATTATTATATACTACTACATAAAGAAGGCTAAAAGTAGGCACcaatttatttgattgagtcataattgttatttttttttataaaaggagcaatttaacaatttttaaaattgggtTCTTATAAATAATCATCTAGTATAAAAAATTTCactagttgatttttttttaatttatatcaagtaaaaaaaagaagtgatcCCCTCGTGAACATCTCATTTTTCAGAGATTGTAATAGAGAATTCTAATTAAGAACGGAGAGATATTTGTTGGATATATGTTCAtacaaatatcatcaaaaaatcACATTGTTGGCAACATACATTATTATTgcaactttatatatattgcatgattaatataaaaaagactTACCAAATGTTACTCCTGTGGTTGCTGGGATATCAGTGACCAACCTAGTTAACAAAGTTGATCAAATATAAATGAcataaaaatttgattgaattttatatttctctaattttataaatgacataaaaaaaattatataataatattttgcaaATGATTAATGTAAAAAGAGTatccaacattttttttaaaaaaaaaacattaagttatatatacggATAATGTAAAAGTTTTATATATCTAATTGTagaatataatttcaaattggaATTAGTCTCTATACTTAATATTAAtcctattttaaatatttaaaatgtagtAGATAACATGCttttaaataactaatatacGTTAATAacgtaaaaaaaatgaataactgACTAACCAATGTAGGTACTCCCTCAAATTTGGGTTGCTTGGACTCGGAGCATCAGGATCCACCACAATCTTTCAcgataaaataacaaaaaatcacAAGTCTTGAAGAACATTTCAAGATTAAGAAAACTAAACTGAAAATCACATGTAAATAGTTAATGAATCTTATTTATCTCACATATAATCAAAGCAAAGACATTTGTTTATCTCACATATAATCATATAATAAGGATATCCCTTATATTTTATTCACAACTCAGTCGGGGTAATAagtcactatatatatatatatatatataagttcaGATTCTATAGTGTGAAATGATTGAGTGATATATACATTTCATCCCTAATCAAATTAGTGGTTTCATCTTTATGAATGTAAAACCTAGGTAAATTATTCAGCGTGAACTCAAaagatgatataaaatatcgcATGAAATTTATCAGAGTGTATAAAATAGAAAGATCATTTCTTTCAATCTCAAcccactatatatacataagtccaaattctatatataatgTGTGATATTGATTAAGCGATTCATTTCATCCATAATCAAATTAGTAGTTCTGTTTTTAAGAATATAGAACCTCTTAACAAAGAACACATTACGTAAATTATTCAGCGTgaacttaaaaagaaaatgatgaagaataTAATATGAGATTTACTAGAGTGTAAAAAGTCGAAAGACCATTTCCTCCAATCTCAACCCTAGGTTGATTAGTAATTTGTGAAGGCCTCAAATTAGTGCCATTGATAACTTCCCTATGGTTGTAAACAACACTTAGGCTAATAGACCTTGTGAATGGATCCAACACATCACTTATCACACCACCAAGTTCTAAAGTGTCTCTTCCTCTTATTGATGACATGAAGATtgatagaagaagaaaaaacctatatatatataatttaattaataaatttcacAAGTCACAACAATAGTGAGCCATGGCTATTTGTACTAGATTTTTTGATACTTCATCATGTGTTATTGGGTATTTATTCTTTTtggcttttttaaaaaaattgttatattcATATTTCAAGAAtctaaatacttttaaatttttttctccaaTTAGAAAAAAACTATTTCTTTTTCTGTGAAAACGCCATAGTATTGTAATATTGTAAAAGAATGAAGAGGTGAGAATGACATGGATTCCCAATAGAATgaataattcattatttttattgaaaaaaatccaTAGTATTATACTGGTAAGATAAACTAGGAAGGACAGAATATGCAATTAGAAAACATAAAGtgtgtgtttggtaggaagcaaaagatttttcatttttctcatgTTCGATTGGTCATAGATTTTTCAACTTCAttaagtgtttttttcttctgaaaTACACATAATAAAACACCATAAGTGATCAAGGGTTGGTTTATTTTGTTATAAGGATCATGTCCTATTCTTTTGAGACACAATAACTCATATCATGTCTCAAATCATATTTTGTGAATACAATGGATAAATCTAGTCATCTATTTTCTCTTCAAGCGACAAAAGATATTGCGTCAGGACCTTCTTAAGGTCATTTAGAACCACTTATATTTCGAGTGAAAGGAAGAGCAAC
Coding sequences within:
- the LOC125845230 gene encoding protein FLOWERING LOCUS T-like, which gives rise to MSSIRGRDTLELGGVISDVLDPFTRSISLSVVYNHREVINGTNLRPSQITNQPRVEIGGNGLSTFYTLIVVDPDAPSPSNPNLREYLHWLVTDIPATTGVTFGKEVICYESPRPSMGIHRIVFSLFRQLGRETVYAPNWRQNFNTRQFAELYNLGSPVAAVYFNSQRENGTGGRRCE